One Geitlerinema sp. PCC 9228 genomic window, GACGGCGGCTAAAGCCGCACGGGTCGCTTTTCATCCCTGCTTTAAAAAGTCAGGGCTTTCAAGCTCCCGATTCATGCTGGTAAATGTAGAGAACGTTGGGTTGGCAGCAAACCTGGCAGTCTTCCACGTAAGATTGCTGGCTGCCGGCACTCAAGTCTACAAACGTGGGATTGGCTTCGCCGCAAAAGGCACAAATGTACTCTGCCGTGCTTTCCATAAAAAAATTTTCTTTTCCTCTTGAACAATCCCGTTGGGTCGTGCTAGATTAAACCATGCCCAGTGAGGACGCATAGCTCAGTTGGTTAGAGCGCCACGTTGACATCGTGGAGGTCACTGGTTCGAGTCCAGTTGCGTCCATTTTTTATTTTCCTGCAAACAAAAAAGACTTGAGATATTTCATGGATATCTCAAGCAACAAAAAATGATGCTGAGGGCGAGCCGAGAGCCTATCCCTCAGCAATTAATATATTGATTTTCCTGCAAACAGCAAACTAACCAATGCGGATGGCGAGACTCGAACTCGCATGGCTTAACGCCACACGCCCCTCAAGCGTGCGTGTCTACCGATTCCACCACATCCGCATGGACGGTTCCAATTTGGTTGCCATCTTTCATTATAAGCGATCGCTGCTTGTGTGAAAAGACCTCAAACCAAATTTCTTGATTTCTAGATGGAGCAACCGCGAGAAACCATCATAGGCTTTCCTCTCCATGATAGGATAGTCATTCGGGCATTGGCCAAATCCCGCAAGCGGCACAATGCCCGCGTGGCCAGCCAAACCACCAAAACGGGGCGGAAATGGCTTTTTTGTTGCTTGCTCGAAACCAACAGTTGCTAGAAGAAGTTCATGAACTTTTCCAAAATCCTAATCGCCAATCGGGGAGAAATTGCACTGCGTATCCTCCGCACTTGTGAGGAAATGGGAATCGCCACTGTTGCCGTCTACTCCACCATTGACGTAAACTCCCTGCACGTGCAACTCGCCGACGAAGCCGTGTGCATCGGCGGACCTTCCAGCAACAAAAGCTACCTCAACATCCCCAACATCATTTCAGCCGCCCTCACCCGCGACGTGGCTGCCATCCACCCCGGCTATGGTTTCTTAGCAGAAAACGCCAAATTTGCCGAAATCTGTACCGACCATCAAATCCACTTCATCGGTCCTTCCGCCGACTCCATTCGCTTCATGGGGGATAAATCCACCGCCAAAGAAACCGTCAAAAAAGCCAAAGTTCCCACAGTACCAGGCAGCGAAGGATTGGTCACCTCCGAAAAACAAGCCCTTTCCATTGCCCGGGAAATCGGCTATCCCGTCATGATTAAAGCCACCGCCGGGGGGGGCGGTCGCGGTATGCGGTTGGTCAACGACGACGAAGAATTGCCCAAACTCTTTCAAGCCGCGCAAGGGGAAGCCGAAGCTGCCTTTGGCGATGGCGGCGTCTACATCGAGAAATTTGTCGAACAACCCCGCCACGTAGAAATTCAGATCCTCGCCGATAGCCACGGCAACGCCATTCACCT contains:
- a CDS encoding CPXCG motif-containing cysteine-rich protein is translated as MESTAEYICAFCGEANPTFVDLSAGSQQSYVEDCQVCCQPNVLYIYQHESGA